GAACACTAGATCTCTAGCGACTCCGTCCGTGCCGTCCCTGGGGCCGTCCGACTAAACAGGTATCGGTTTATGTTACAAGGAAAAATAACGATCACAACTCCGATCCGGCGCCGCGCCCAGCTCGCTCGACCCGGGTACCCGCACCGGTGTAGCTCGTTGACTACCCGCGTGCCGGGTACCCGGCGCAACGAGAGCGTCCGAAACTTACAGAGGGATAAAACTTATGCGGTAGGTTAAAAAATTAGCTAGGCTCTGTGACAGCGGACCGGCGGTGTGTGTGCGCCTAGTAGAGCCCGCAGCCGCGCAGGTTGTTGGCGATGATGACGTCGGTGACGGCGTCGAACACGAACTGGATGTTGTTGGTGTCGGTGGCGCACGTCATGTGGCAGTAGATCTCCTTGGTGGTGGACTTGTTCTTGGCCTCGAACTGCGCCTGGATGTACGCGGCCGCCTCGCCGTACTCTTGCGCGCCTGCGGACAATAAATACATGCGGTCAGTTCAATGTTACATCTAGAGATTTCGGGCTGCTTGCATCAAACtgtctgtcatcgttaaagcgttcgttaaattgttattgtacgggaagttccatagatatCTGTTGCGTGACGaagatgtgtctgtcaaatgtggttgatgcaactggcccatgtctttaaaatactgaaattcCTCTCAAGATTAGCGCTGTCGTCAAAACTGAGTATTATTAATGCGAATCGTGCCCAGCGCTAAGTCAAACTTTCAACATCGAAAACAGAAATAGTAAAACTAGTAAATCAAGGTggctaaatttaaaaatgtaggcGCAAAGGGCGGAGAAAGATTGTTTAAATTTGAACTCTGGTCTCGAAAGGGAAAAGCCTTAAATCAAATACAAAGTTATTGTAGCAAGGGTTTGCAAATTCTCACATGACAATTTAAAATTCGCTTATTTTTGTACCTAAAGGTAAGATTCAAAGAGCGGGtagcttgtatttttttttatgggataggaggcaaacgagcagacaggtcgcctgatggtaagcgatcaccgccgcccatggacacccgaaacaccagaggtgttgtaGGTAAAATCCGCTGAATGAGTGTCGTGGAGCTCATACTGTTTGTCATCAGCACGTTACCCCGCGCCAGCTAGTGGACGCTCCTAGGGCCTACTGCAAATCACATTCAACTTGTTGCCTGATATGTAATTCTAATAAGGTAGTCAACACTTCTAAGTTGGTTCGTGGTTAGGCCCTTTTACGTAGTAGATATGTGTATACTGACCGGTGTATTCGGGGAAGCAGATTGTAAGCGGCGACTTGCGGATCTTCTCCTCGAAGAGATCCTTCTTGTTGAGGAAGAGGATGATGCTGGTGTCCGTGAACCACTTGTTGTTGCAGATCGAGTCGAACAGCTTCAGGGACTCCTGCATGCGGTTCTGAAATACCATACGAGAGAGTTATTAGTACTagtatttttgtaattattgtgaCTAATATATAGTAGGGATAGTTTCTATATTACTAACAAATCTATGGGATTACGCCTGCAATAgacttttttcatttcattacatacaagcttttaaaaatattggGATGAATCAACTTTTCAAGGTCACACACGtagatttataattataatttaggtAGTACAACGACCAAGATAGAATAGAATGTAGATGGCGCTGTATACTTTACAGCACTGAAGCTTGTCCTGCTAACCAGCTATCAAGCGACTAAGCGCGCCAGGTTTCCTATGACCTGTCTCTGTCTGTCTAATGTCGATAGTAAAAGTTCATAGAGAAAATGTCAACTGATAAATCAGAAAGTGAAAATAACTGTTACGCTACACTCCGGTCTAGCAGCTACGGACACTCGCCATTCTAGCGTTCTCATATCGCCAACTAAATTTATATCATAGTAAAATTTGGCATTCCACTTTTTAGCATTGATTACTGTATGAATAGTGGGTACATTCTTTAGCTTTTTTTATGGATACTGATTAGCGTCAATACTTTTGATCACAATACAAACGTTACAAACCACTTATCCTCACAGATTTGCTGGAATATTAAGTATAATAAGAATATATATTTCAATAATgattatttgtttataatttctGGGTTCTACTATAAGGACACATTTGACTTTAGTCCGCTTGATAATTAATCACAATAATGACATAGCCACGGCTTTACGGAAGCTACCAGTAAATGTCAGTGGCAAAATTTTGGCAGCTCATCCTCCTCAGACGCCTCCTTCCTGTGCCTTTATAGGTTTACTTCAAAAATCGGCTTCGTAAGCCATCTTCGGGCGCACGAGCGCCGTATTATCTACTTTGGATTCGAAGTAGTCGCTATGGCCTAATTTGGCCGGGAGGATCATCATCATACtctaattaatgtataataaaaagtgtgttgtgttgtgtgtgtTACCTTACTCGGACATGTCGGACATGTTACGTCCTCGAAGCAATAGATCCATTTCTTTCAACAGCTACGCATGGAGCCCTTTCAGTGGAAAGATTTGGTTTAAATCCTTCTCAGGAAGGTCTCCTGACGTGCCTTCATTGTAttgtaacccccttattcataaacgtttactaaagttataaataaagCCGATAAAgctcgtttgtccctttctatcacaccaatacgtcggaaagggacaaacgaactttatcggcttgataactttagtatacgtttatgaataagggggtaagccTTTATAGGTTTACTTCGAAGATCGGCTATGCGAGCCATCTTGGGCCGCCGAACTACCTAGGTTGGAGTCGAAATCGGGCGCAATAACCTAGAGTATTCTAGACGTAATGTAATGTATAATATAAAGTGTGTTACCGTTGTCTCGTCCTCGTGAAGCACCTGGTCGTACTCGGACATGGCGACGCAGAAAATGATCGCGGTTACATCCTCGAAGCAGTGGATCCATTTCTTTCTCTCCGACCGCTGACCGCCGACGTCAAACAATCTGGAAGATTAACAcaaataatattacatttttgagcGGCTTTTGTTGAACCGTAGAACTCTTGACCATACTTTacattgtttttctactcccgaactgttattcgtcatttacagggtcgtgcatagatctttaaaaccctacatagcggccgccggctttccgcgcatgcgcgcagtatcgaaaaaactgaaaacgcattgtttggctctgtaaccatggcaacgccttataacgacactgcgcgagtgcgcggaaaggctaggcagccgagctgacagtgcaaacctttgcgtcaaaatacaggaagaagtgtgaatttcacgaaagttattcaagaaaactgttaaaaactaagtgcatggtcgtagaaaaagtattgtatgcaacggtgtttaactgagtcaaaaaatactcgtggcgtctcaataacaattttcggcttcgcctcaaattgttacccacgccactcgtcttttttgacctcctttaaacgcctgttgcataaaatactattatattcctACAAATATCCTAGGAAAGTTTAACCCTTTAACCTTTAGACACGTGTTACTAATAGACATTAAATTTCGTACCGTAATTCTTATTACAGAGACGCGTTTTTCCTTTTAGTATGATGGCAAGTACATATATTGCCCTCACGGACTTgtgcgcgacaaggcaagttgtgctagaagCTCTCATATATCGGAATGACAATAGAGACATGTTCAATtgtatatcaatcaatcaatcaatcaatcatttataTAATCAATCGTTTATGATCGAATAATCCTAAAGTAACGCCTAATTTATCATCCTAGTGTCCTTTTGAAAAGTAACTCAATACACTCGCTCGATACTTTTGAGAATCTGATGTATGTTAATAAAGCAATTAGTTTCCAACATAATAAAATGATCATCAACATAGTGTGCGAACTATGTGACTCAAAGAATAACAATTATAAAAACCACATTATATTATTTCTCATAGAACAATGAGTAACAATGCTGGGACCGTGGTCGACAGTGATTCATATTATACCTTTCTTCATACGGCTCTGTACCATAATAACAGTTTTAATCACAAACATCATTCATTACATATCTGCATAATAATCAACTCAGAAAGGGAAAGTACCCTATGAGCACATTGTACTCGAAGAAAATATAAGATATTGTGGTTTTCCTTCAGAGGTTTTTACTCGAAGGTAAAAGACCCTTTCCTTGCGCCTAATACCTATTAACCAACGATTTAATCTAAAACTATTCCTCCAACTTTAGCAATGCGATTAGGATGTAAGAAATTCGTAGAAAACTAGGTAAGAATCCAAGGTCCTTAAGAGTACTTTCAGTCATTCCGTAATGATGTGTTCTGTCACGGTCGCCAGATGTAGAAAACTAAGTTAAGTATAGCCCAGTTCTTCTCTTGATTTTTATTAACATAGCAATTTACCGCATTTACCTACTTTATTTTTTGATTCATTCATACGTAATAATTTGTTTAAAACGTTATTGGGATACAGGTAGAGCGGGGTAAACCATTCAACACAATCAACATTGTTTGCACTTTAGATGTAGATATTTCCTTTTGTCCTGTCTGTACTTATTACAACTTTCCTGTGTACTTTTAACTATGGTAAAATATGCAAGTTAAAACTATAATCAAATATGATACCTACATATGagtaaaaaaggaaaaatatgCGTAAAAACATGCTTTACTATAGAAGGTCACTTTATTCACGTCAAAAGCATAAATCGCAGAGGAAAAGTACTACGCCAAACTTCTAAATAGGAAtaggtccattttttccatgttttacaatgtttgcattattaaatagagtgtccaccggttatatacggtacggtaggcgtgttcagtggatacatgttgCACTCAACATCatggtgtaataatggaaaaatggatcagttacaattgccccccagtcgagatttgccccgttgtaccttacTTACATTTATAAATTAGAATAGATGTCAAATACTAAAGAAAAAAGCCCGGGTGATCTAGTAGTTAAGTTAAAACGTTAGCCGCATAAGCTTCAGACACCGGTTCGATTCCGGTCTCGGTCACTGGTTTCATTTCTTTCGTCTGTGACTAAAGTGTGTTTCTTCAGTCTGTGGTCTATTACACTTAGTAAAGTACTTACTTgaaattaaggtttttgaagGAGAAGTGCACTTCGACAATACCAGTAGTTTTGACTCTAGTTCTTAAAATATCTTGTTCGGTGGGCTGGTAGTCTCTCGCACCTAACCGGTCCAGGTCGTCCAAGAAACTGGAAAGAAACAGAACACACGGTTAGACAAGTAATCGCGTAACGTACGTTGATTTATCTATGCCATAAATTACAGGAATTATGTCAGTTTTTTTAGACAGTTATTAATGTCATATATCAGATAAACTGACTGTTAAACAGGTCGGTACGACTGGTTGAAGcgtaaccacacctcggacactggcgttcaaatacatatatgaaagaggcgcgttcctagcatacAGTCTAAGCTCATGCAGGTGAaggcgtactatgcttgtacgagtgaaatatgacaggtcaactgttcgcgtttttgacaggcgtgTGAGGTAACCCAGAAGGGGTGGGCGgcattcagcggggagcgggagtggccatactatacgatagtactctttattatactgaggCGTAACGTTATAAAGCCGATTATGAATATGCATAATGTTATAAAGCCGATTTTCACTATTCCTAAAGCATCACACCAGGGATTCCAAACTCACAAAACTGTGAGTCAATCATCCTCACCCTGTTACCTATTTCACATAGCCTGGCCAGTATATTCACACATTACTTTATCATTCGCAAGATAGTATATAAACACAAGACAGGTTAATGTGTCATAAGATAGAATATATCTGTCCCAGTTTCTTTAACCAATTTAACCATGCCTTGTcggatataatattttattatgctaTTGTTAGAAATTGTTTTTAGCCCCAATCACCTTTCATGCCTTTGTTAATTAGCAACCGTTTTGATGTCACATGTCACGCCATCCACATGTTATTTTATTAGACAGTTTTCCTGTACTAGGGCAATAGCCTCAATTGGCAACATTAACCTGAGCAGTAATGTGACGTTTTTTAGATAAAAGGTACCACACtgtcgcttaccataaggaCGATATTAGTTCGTATCTTTATACAAATTATATGCTAAAGCGACATTGTTGTACCCTTTATTTGAAAACGGCATAGTTAATATAGATTAGCGGCGCGGCGCCGCGGCACGCCCGTTCCCCAGTCCCCACAATACATCTAACCAAAAGGTGCCATTGTATAGACATCCGGTCAGCCACTAGTTGCAAGACTTGCAAGCAGACGAAGCACGGCACAGCATACATATTAACGAGTTCACGACGGGACAGCACGCGATTCTTTAATAACTCAGAACCGAACAGTTACTTTCCGAAGCTCCTATGTTTTATACAAGCGGGAATGTAACGAGCTTGTTCTGTGACATTTACAGTTGAAATTTCCTTGGCGTGTATATCGAATAAGAGATCGAGAAAGAGAGCAGTCACTATTAATTGTTGTCTATATTAGGTTATGAATATGTGTTACGAATTTGCAAATGAGTCTTTATATTGAGGCTTTTATCATACATTAGGCTTGATTGTTGTCGTAGGTATATTTAGCTTGGAATTAGCACTATTTTGGAAATACGATGAAATATTATTGAGACAAGGTTACGCATCAAGTAATCATCTGACTCATTTCATTAACCGCTTCCGAGAGCATTGTTAATTTCGAAGGACTCGGACAAAGAGCCCTATTTGATCATTTACAAGCAcgtgtaaaaaatataactgaAGCCTATTACAAAAAACTCTGTATAATTTCAATTTCGCAATCCAGTTGTTAGTGACAAATTGCTAAAAGTGATAACTATATCGCACGCAGTTTATTAATTAACACGGGAAAAGGCTATCATAATAATTACTTGTAATGCCCATAAATAATGTCCATTTTTGAAATGAGTGGTACATTTTACCGTTATAATTAGTTGATTATCTACTATTCACGCAGTGAATGTAtttcaaaatgtgtttttagcAAACTAATTACGCAGGGCCacacagtaaaataaaatataaatgattataAACTTTAATTAAATAGAGTCGGGAAAGGTTGAGCTCACATAAGAAGGGGCACTGAAATGCAGGTATGGCACAGTAATGGCGCTAACTCCCAGCATAATTGAACCGTGCGTCCGTCACGCGACCTTTTTGTTGGATTGGCGCATTGCTAACTACCCTCCGTATTTACCGCCCACTACTGCGGACAAGTTGCAGCTTGTATGTTCAATATGTACGCGGGTTTGCATCGACAATATTTGATAATACTTAATTTAAAGTAACGAGTATTTACAATTTGATGCCTTGACCAggatactttttttaaataaaattatctgGTATCCGGTATCTCTTATTCCGTAACGTAGATATACGTAATTCTAATTATAAATACCACTCACTGTGTGATCTAgttggtaattttttttaatacgatGTCAAGTCACagaatgtttttttctttttttttgcaatttctaAGATGAATTCATCCCATGATTTGAGACCATACGACAGATCCACATGTATACAAATGTTTTACCTATTCAGCGtgacaaaataattattcaatattaatattacctagCTATTTAAAGCATATATATACACCTTCAATACGTGAAGAAACTGATTCGGAACACTCGAATATTGACCCTTCACCTGTGTACAATTACAGTCAACTTGCTAAGTGCTGACTCATTCTTGTTAATTTAGACTAGGCAAAGTTTAATCATCGGTTTTCTATTACTCACTTTACAACAGCATCAACTGATGAATTTAAAAATCGGGGACATTAGTCAAGTTTAGAATTTTTCATTacaaatttgaaagaaaatgtatgaaataactCGGAGAAATAGACATACTTAAGATGCTTTTAGTTGGTCAGTGGTGATGTTAAATCATGCGTCTATAAACGGAGCGGGGATGGATTGGTTTGGCTCGAATACTGTAGAcctttatttatacataaatgcCTATTTGTATCCTACAATttaaaaaactggccaagtgcgagcgttgcaagggttccgtacactacaagaagggcttaagcgcctcctttttagtaagaacttaagtcatttttgcgaataatcgatattttgaacaaaacgaaacgaacaaaagaaatgagtttatatgtaatactcgtattcaaacgcgctcacgcaatttcaagagatttggtaactccttatgcagcggcagtgagtgaaattcgtaatttgagttttttttcttttaagtccgacttacgctttactgtagatttctaataggttttcctgtaatctatagattgaaaactatctcgtgtatttttttgaaaattttacgcttagtagtttcgttattttttgcctattttcttaaattacttgaaaattattttactaaaaaatattaaaaaaaatatttttgaaatacttataaaaagctctttcatttgatatgtaacacaatatagttctagaaactttgatttttaattttcacttctaccccccaaaagtggcccctataattgaattttcttaatttaaaatataaattacatgtccgtctttgggtcacaggtttatatatgtgtgccaaatttcaagttaatcggttcggtagtttcggagaaaattggctgtgacagacggacagacagacacacgagtgatcctataagggttccgtttttcctttttgaggtacggaaccctaaaaataaataaataatcatttatCGTAAATATTTGTACGAGTCCTTGCTAATAGCATGTTGCTAGTTGCTATAAAGTTACGCAATATTCAACAATGACGAAGTCAAAGTTTTACGAAGTAGATGGCTGCGTCTGCACAATTGAATGGCTATTGTTATCAAGAAAAAAACGAAGTGGGCAGTTATAAGGAGTCGTAATGACGAAGTGGCGTGCTTGGCGCCAGTGCTAGTCAAGGACAGACCTGTTCAGAAGGATGTAGGCAGGCGTTTCGAAAGAAAAGGGTCATCTTTTCCATGGAAATAGGagcaatataatatttattatattagtagtGGAGTTTCAAACGAGATAAAATGGTCGCGCCGCTAAGCAATAGTCTTTGCAGCATAAAGAAGAGAGTCAAAGGAATTGGCGACGCAAGTAGCGTGATTGGTGTTAGTAAGTTGCGATTCAAGGGCGCTTGGAAGTCTGGAGAATCTAAACGGCAAGTTAAGTGCCCTTTGGTTTAAGAACGACATTAATCAAACGCTCGATTATTAAATAAGCAGAGTTAGGGAAGAGGGGGCTATTTGCCATAATGACGATAGATATGACGTAAGACGTAAATAGCTCACTATATCCAACTTCTGAAATAAGTAATCGGACGAAGCGGGAGATAATTAAGATTCAAAGCAAATGAGGGATAAGTATAAGAAGTTGTAATGACAGTGGCTCAGTGTCAATAAGCGCAAGTCAAGGGCAGTCCGGAGTATGGATCTAGGCGGTTGGCACCGTTGGCCACGCGCCAACCAGCAAGTTCACAGCACCTATACAAACAAATCGCGCGGGATAGTCGTGCTGCTCAGCAACTCCACTTGTTTTTCTTTCCTAAATGCGTCTGTCAAATACGAAATACTGTACCACTTCCCCAAGAGGAAAGAAAATGACTTTACCCAATATGGCCACGAAAATAAACATCGTCAACGACTGGCGATGTATACAGGCATATCacttcactacatagtataaaacaaagtcgctttctctgtccctatgtatgcttaaatctttaaaactacgcaacgggttttcatgcggttttttttaatagatagagtgattgtagaggaaggtttatatgtaggtatagtacccgtgcgaagccggggcgggtcgctagtcaATTGATATAGACAAGTGACGAAAAATCAGATACGATTATATGATGTCGAATTTGGGAATAAATATTGAAAAGAAGAATACTATGTTTAAGAAAAGTCCTGTTGTCATGGTCCCGTTTtagtaaaaagaaaaaaataaattagcttataaataaaaacacgaaagcAGCTTAAAAGAGAACtgaaaaactataaataacatCCTAATATCTGCGCAGTTAAACAGTCAGTTTAGCACCCAAAACAGTTATTTTAATTAATCCTAAATCCCAATGGCTTTAACACAGATgaatatgcattttttttttgcagtatTCTTTTATAGAACGTATCGGTATCTGGTTCCCGGCTGTGGTTAAATATCTGATCGTAAATAGTAAGAACTAAACTTTATTTTACACGACtcaaatattttcttaaatCTGAAACAATTCAACGCAC
This window of the Leguminivora glycinivorella isolate SPB_JAAS2020 chromosome 16, LegGlyc_1.1, whole genome shotgun sequence genome carries:
- the LOC125234441 gene encoding guanine nucleotide-binding protein G(o) subunit alpha isoform X2; this translates as MGCASSAEERAAIQRSKLIEKNLKEDGIQAAKDIKLLLLGAGESGKSTIVKQMKIIHESGFTNEDFKQYRPVVYSNTIQSLVAILRAMPNLGITYGNKDRESDGKMVFDVIQRMEDTEPFSEELLAAMKRLWADAGVQECFGRSNEYQLNDSAKYFLDDLDRLGARDYQPTEQDILRTRVKTTGIVEVHFSFKNLNFKLFDVGGQRSERKKWIHCFEDVTAIIFCVAMSEYDQVLHEDETTNRMQESLKLFDSICNNKWFTDTSIILFLNKKDLFEEKIRKSPLTICFPEYTGAQEYGEAAAYIQAQFEAKNKSTTKEIYCHMTCATDTNNIQFVFDAVTDVIIANNLRGCGLY
- the LOC125234441 gene encoding guanine nucleotide-binding protein G(o) subunit alpha isoform X1; the protein is MGCAQSAEERAAAARSRQIERNLKEDGIQASKDIKLLLLGAGESGKSTIVKQMKIIHESGFTNEDFKQYRPVVYSNTIQSLVAILRAMPNLGITYGNKDRESDGKMVFDVIQRMEDTEPFSEELLAAMKRLWADAGVQECFGRSNEYQLNDSAKYFLDDLDRLGARDYQPTEQDILRTRVKTTGIVEVHFSFKNLNFKLFDVGGQRSERKKWIHCFEDVTAIIFCVAMSEYDQVLHEDETTNRMQESLKLFDSICNNKWFTDTSIILFLNKKDLFEEKIRKSPLTICFPEYTGAQEYGEAAAYIQAQFEAKNKSTTKEIYCHMTCATDTNNIQFVFDAVTDVIIANNLRGCGLY